A region of Vicugna pacos chromosome 7, VicPac4, whole genome shotgun sequence DNA encodes the following proteins:
- the NXPH1 gene encoding neurexophilin-1 isoform X2, with protein MQAACWYVLLLLQPTIYLVTCANLTNGGKSELLKSGSSKSTLKHIWTESSKDLSISRLLSQTFRGKENDTDLDLRYDTPEPYSEQDLWDWLRNSTDLQEPRPRAKRRPIVKTGKFKKMFGWGDFHSNIKTVKLNLLITGKIVDHGNGTFSVYFRHNSTGQGNVSVSLVPPTKIVEFDLAQQTVIDAKDSKSFNCRIEYEKVDKATKNTLCNYDPSKTCYQEQTQSHVSWLCSKPFKVICIYISFYSTDYKLVQKVCPDYNYHSDTPYFPSG; from the coding sequence GTCACATGCGCCAATTTAACAAATGGTGGAAAGTCAGAACTTCTAAAATCAGGAAGCAGCAAATCCACACTAAAGCACATATGGACAGAAAGCAGCAAAGACTTATCTATCAGCCGACTCCTGTCACAGACTTTTCGTGGCAAAGAAAATGATACAGATTTAGACCTGCGATATGACACCCCAGAACCTTATTCTGAGCAAGACCTCTGGGACTGGCTGAGGAACTCCACAGACCTTCAAGAGCCTCGGCCCAGGGCCAAGCGAAGGCCCATTGTTAAGACGGGCAAGTTTAAGAAAATGTTTGGATGGGGTGATTTTCATTCCAATATCAAAACAGTGAAGCTAAACCTGTTGATAACTGGGAAAATCGTAGATCATGGCAATGGGACATTTAGTGTTTATTTCAGGCATAATTCCACCGGTCAAGGGAATGTATCTGTCAGCTTGGTTCCCCCCACGAAAATAGTGGAATTCGACTTGGCACAACAAACCGTGATTGATGCCAAAGATTCCAAGTCCTTTAACTGTCGCATTGAATATGAAAAAGTTGACAAGGCTACCAAGAACACACTCTGCAACTATGACCCTTCAAAAACCTGTTACCAGGAGCAGACCCAAAGTCATGTATCCTGGCTCTGCTCCAAGCCCTTTAAGGTGATCTGTATTTACATTTCCTTTTATAGTACAGATTATAAACTAGTACAGAAAGTGTGCCCTGACTACAACTACCACAGCGACACACCTTACTTCCCCTCCGGATGA
- the NXPH1 gene encoding neurexophilin-1 isoform X1, protein MPPALLLQSDPKYKRRVQGGVTCANLTNGGKSELLKSGSSKSTLKHIWTESSKDLSISRLLSQTFRGKENDTDLDLRYDTPEPYSEQDLWDWLRNSTDLQEPRPRAKRRPIVKTGKFKKMFGWGDFHSNIKTVKLNLLITGKIVDHGNGTFSVYFRHNSTGQGNVSVSLVPPTKIVEFDLAQQTVIDAKDSKSFNCRIEYEKVDKATKNTLCNYDPSKTCYQEQTQSHVSWLCSKPFKVICIYISFYSTDYKLVQKVCPDYNYHSDTPYFPSG, encoded by the coding sequence GTCACATGCGCCAATTTAACAAATGGTGGAAAGTCAGAACTTCTAAAATCAGGAAGCAGCAAATCCACACTAAAGCACATATGGACAGAAAGCAGCAAAGACTTATCTATCAGCCGACTCCTGTCACAGACTTTTCGTGGCAAAGAAAATGATACAGATTTAGACCTGCGATATGACACCCCAGAACCTTATTCTGAGCAAGACCTCTGGGACTGGCTGAGGAACTCCACAGACCTTCAAGAGCCTCGGCCCAGGGCCAAGCGAAGGCCCATTGTTAAGACGGGCAAGTTTAAGAAAATGTTTGGATGGGGTGATTTTCATTCCAATATCAAAACAGTGAAGCTAAACCTGTTGATAACTGGGAAAATCGTAGATCATGGCAATGGGACATTTAGTGTTTATTTCAGGCATAATTCCACCGGTCAAGGGAATGTATCTGTCAGCTTGGTTCCCCCCACGAAAATAGTGGAATTCGACTTGGCACAACAAACCGTGATTGATGCCAAAGATTCCAAGTCCTTTAACTGTCGCATTGAATATGAAAAAGTTGACAAGGCTACCAAGAACACACTCTGCAACTATGACCCTTCAAAAACCTGTTACCAGGAGCAGACCCAAAGTCATGTATCCTGGCTCTGCTCCAAGCCCTTTAAGGTGATCTGTATTTACATTTCCTTTTATAGTACAGATTATAAACTAGTACAGAAAGTGTGCCCTGACTACAACTACCACAGCGACACACCTTACTTCCCCTCCGGATGA